One window of Bactrocera tryoni isolate S06 chromosome 2, CSIRO_BtryS06_freeze2, whole genome shotgun sequence genomic DNA carries:
- the LOC120768871 gene encoding uncharacterized protein LOC120768871, which produces MGRPNISVLRFEYCKLNAVRRDFKDISLKMVVVHKPIRNSVITIQFLKRSNGYKPFMPDLKLDACSYLKKRNNFIMNTLMEVWGKYSNMNHTCPYDHDLIVEKMRFTESDFRWIPFPHGEYAFYAKFVFNHVLAAQIDFFLSILQD; this is translated from the exons CCCCAACATCAGTGTCTTACGTTTTGAATATTGCAAACTGAATGCTGTGCGTCGCGACTTCAAGGATATATCCTTAAAAATGGTTGTGGTGCATAAACCGATCAGGAACTCTGTG ATCACAATACAATTCCTCAAGCGCTCAAATGGCTACAAGCCTTTTATGCCCGACTTAAAGTTGGATGCCTGCAGTTACCTGAAGAAACGCAACAATTTCATAATGAACACGCTAATGGAGGTTTGGGGCAAATATTCGAATATGAATCACACTTGTCCctatgat CACGATTTGATTGTTGAAAAGATGCGTTTCACCGAATCCGATTTTCGTTGGATACCATTTCCACACGGCGAATATGCTTTTTATGCTAAGTTTGTTTTTAATCATGTATTAGCTGCACAAATTGACTTTTTCCTAAGTATTTTACAAGATTGA